From the genome of Rarobacter incanus, one region includes:
- the ftsZ gene encoding cell division protein FtsZ — protein MADPQNYLAVIKVVGIGGGGVNAVNRMIEVGLRGVEFVAINTDAQALLMSDADVKLDVGRELTRGLGAGADPEVGRKAAEDNEEDIADVLRGADMVFVTAGEGGGTGTGGAPVVARIARSLGALTIGVVTRPFGFEGRRRSSQADAGIEALRDEVDTLIVIPNDRLLQMSDRNVSALDAFHSADQVLLSGVQGITDLITTPGLINLDFADVKSVMQGAGSALMGIGAARGEDRSVQAAEMAISSPLLEASIDGAHGVLLSIQGGSDLGLFEINEAARLVHEAAHPEANIIFGTVIDDALGDEVRVTVIAAGFDAPDAKPAPAPSHAVASAPVAPVAAAPAPAQSSAGGAPAAAGEFRTRRAERQAATATGAHAVVRPVVPLDEEIDETGSSAQPHAQAEPAAPQRPATRPTPTTSPATGAIEVPRIFEEQAPRQRPSDDLDLPDFLR, from the coding sequence ATGGCGGATCCGCAGAACTACCTGGCAGTCATCAAAGTCGTCGGCATCGGCGGCGGCGGTGTGAACGCCGTGAACCGAATGATCGAAGTCGGATTGCGCGGCGTCGAGTTCGTTGCGATCAATACCGATGCGCAAGCCCTGCTGATGTCCGATGCCGATGTCAAGCTGGACGTGGGCCGCGAACTCACTCGCGGTCTGGGGGCGGGGGCCGACCCCGAGGTGGGCCGCAAGGCCGCCGAAGACAACGAAGAGGACATTGCCGACGTCCTGCGCGGAGCGGACATGGTGTTCGTGACCGCGGGTGAGGGCGGCGGCACGGGAACCGGTGGTGCTCCCGTGGTGGCCCGCATCGCGCGCAGTCTCGGGGCCCTGACGATCGGTGTCGTGACGCGGCCGTTCGGCTTCGAGGGGCGCCGCCGGTCGTCGCAGGCGGACGCCGGAATCGAAGCGCTGCGCGACGAGGTCGACACCCTCATCGTCATCCCGAACGATCGCCTGCTACAGATGTCCGACCGCAACGTGTCCGCGCTCGATGCCTTCCATTCCGCCGACCAGGTTCTCCTCTCCGGCGTCCAGGGCATTACCGACCTCATCACAACGCCCGGCCTGATCAACCTCGACTTCGCAGACGTCAAATCCGTCATGCAGGGCGCCGGTAGCGCGCTCATGGGGATCGGAGCGGCTCGCGGTGAGGATCGATCGGTGCAGGCTGCCGAGATGGCGATTTCCTCGCCGCTCCTGGAGGCCAGCATCGATGGCGCACACGGCGTGTTGCTTTCCATTCAGGGAGGCAGCGACCTTGGTCTGTTTGAGATCAACGAGGCCGCTCGCCTGGTGCACGAAGCGGCGCACCCCGAAGCGAACATCATCTTTGGAACCGTCATCGATGATGCGCTGGGCGATGAAGTGCGCGTGACGGTGATTGCCGCGGGCTTCGATGCGCCCGATGCCAAGCCGGCACCGGCCCCTAGCCACGCGGTCGCGTCGGCCCCCGTGGCCCCCGTCGCTGCCGCACCGGCGCCGGCCCAATCGTCGGCGGGCGGCGCGCCCGCGGCCGCGGGCGAGTTCCGCACGCGCCGTGCCGAGCGCCAGGCGGCTACGGCGACCGGTGCGCACGCGGTGGTGCGCCCGGTCGTGCCCCTTGACGAGGAAATCGACGAGACGGGCTCGTCCGCGCAACCTCACGCGCAAGCCGAGCCCGCTGCCCCGCAGCGTCCCGCAACGCGCCCGACCCCCACGACGTCCCCGGCAACGGGAGCCATTGAGGTCCCGCGAATCTTCGAGGAGCAGGCACCCCGGCAGCGTCCCAGTGATGACCTGGACCTTCCCGACTTCCTGAGGTAG
- a CDS encoding TraR/DksA family transcriptional regulator, which yields MTTDEKTGPRDTEGRLRGLTKEASKFPVRDGEQPWTGKELGAVVHDLVAASSRLATELGQADKSLSELLRNSGDGAGDDQADSGSSALEREHELSMINNLRALAAQNARAIERLEDGTYGQCENCGNAIGKARLMAFPRATLCVACKQREERR from the coding sequence ATGACCACGGACGAAAAGACGGGGCCACGCGACACGGAAGGGCGTTTGCGTGGCCTGACCAAGGAGGCGTCGAAGTTCCCGGTTCGCGATGGCGAACAGCCCTGGACGGGCAAGGAACTGGGGGCCGTGGTCCACGACCTGGTGGCGGCAAGCTCGCGACTCGCCACTGAGTTGGGACAGGCCGACAAGTCGCTGTCCGAACTGTTGCGCAATTCTGGCGACGGTGCGGGGGACGACCAGGCCGATTCCGGATCGTCGGCACTCGAAAGAGAACACGAACTGTCCATGATCAACAACCTGCGAGCCCTGGCTGCCCAGAACGCGCGAGCGATCGAACGGCTCGAGGACGGAACGTACGGGCAGTGCGAGAACTGCGGAAACGCCATCGGGAAGGCCCGCCTCATGGCTTTCCCCCGGGCAACACTGTGCGTGGCGTGCAAGCAACGTGAGGAGCGGCGCTAG
- a CDS encoding YggT family protein: MTFVWQLLSWILIAYILILFVRVGISWVQVLNRDWRPRGAMLVVAEVTFSVTDPPLKAIRKVIPDLRLGAISLDLSFMVLFFACSIALQFVSYLAAA; the protein is encoded by the coding sequence GTGACATTCGTTTGGCAACTCCTGTCCTGGATTCTCATCGCCTACATTCTGATCCTCTTCGTGCGCGTGGGGATTAGTTGGGTTCAGGTCCTCAACCGGGACTGGCGTCCGCGCGGCGCGATGCTCGTGGTAGCCGAAGTCACGTTCAGTGTGACCGATCCGCCGCTCAAGGCGATCCGCAAGGTGATACCTGACCTCCGACTGGGCGCGATTTCGCTCGATCTGAGCTTTATGGTGCTTTTTTTCGCGTGTTCGATCGCCTTGCAATTCGTCAGCTATCTGGCTGCCGCCTGA
- a CDS encoding cell division protein SepF, with product MASNAIRKTMLYLGFGDNRDEQGDLDYDGGDQYYDDPDQGQQDVAQYEAPVTHLRPAVQETNSGAGELKRITTIHPRSYNDARLIGEAFREGTPVIINLSDMTDADAKRLVDFSAGLIFGLHGHIERVTAKVFLLSPETVEIDSEGGASEGTRAGFYNQS from the coding sequence ATGGCCTCAAATGCCATAAGGAAGACCATGCTGTACTTGGGCTTTGGGGACAACCGAGACGAGCAAGGCGACCTGGACTACGACGGTGGCGACCAATACTACGACGATCCCGACCAGGGGCAGCAGGACGTTGCGCAGTACGAGGCCCCCGTCACGCACCTGCGTCCGGCCGTTCAGGAAACGAACAGCGGAGCTGGCGAATTGAAGCGAATCACCACCATCCACCCCCGGTCCTACAACGATGCTCGCCTCATTGGCGAGGCCTTCCGTGAGGGTACCCCCGTCATCATCAACCTCTCGGATATGACCGATGCGGACGCCAAGCGCCTAGTGGATTTCTCCGCGGGCCTCATCTTCGGTTTGCACGGGCACATTGAGCGCGTCACGGCCAAGGTGTTCCTTCTGTCGCCGGAAACGGTAGAAATCGACAGCGAGGGCGGCGCGAGCGAGGGCACGCGGGCTGGCTTCTACAACCAAAGCTGA
- the murG gene encoding undecaprenyldiphospho-muramoylpentapeptide beta-N-acetylglucosaminyltransferase, which yields MNQPLSLVLAGGGTAGHVNPLLAVAAELRRRYPSARLTALGTATGVEAELVPAAGLDLRYIPRVPLPRRPSADLVTLPTRFNAAVKDVARIIQEVGAQGIVGFGGYVATPAYLAARKLRLPLIIHEQNTRPGLANRVGARWASVVATTFAHTPLPGAQQVGLPLRAPIEELAAANAAGRGRAARWAAAAAVGIDPELATLLVTGGSLGAQSINEAVAGSVHRLVREGQVVHVTGRGKTEAALRARSMLDAALRDRYVVIEYAHNMDQLFALADMVLTRAGAGMVCELAALGLPAVYVPLPIGNGEQARNAHDVVAAGGGVLVNDADLTASWLEDNAIPLWQSPDRLANMRTAARSVGALDATKTLTDLIVKAIVRQ from the coding sequence ATGAACCAACCGTTATCGCTGGTCTTGGCGGGCGGCGGCACCGCCGGGCACGTCAATCCGCTGCTGGCAGTCGCGGCGGAACTCCGCCGCCGGTACCCGAGCGCACGCCTCACCGCGTTGGGGACCGCGACCGGGGTGGAGGCGGAACTCGTTCCCGCAGCAGGTCTTGACCTGCGATATATTCCGCGGGTCCCACTGCCCAGGCGCCCGTCGGCAGACTTGGTGACACTGCCGACTCGCTTCAACGCGGCGGTCAAGGACGTGGCCCGGATCATTCAGGAGGTCGGCGCCCAGGGGATCGTCGGCTTCGGTGGGTATGTGGCAACGCCGGCGTACTTGGCGGCGCGCAAGCTGCGGTTGCCGTTGATCATCCACGAACAAAACACCCGCCCCGGTCTCGCCAACCGGGTGGGAGCGCGGTGGGCCTCTGTCGTCGCCACGACGTTCGCCCACACGCCGCTGCCCGGGGCGCAGCAAGTCGGGCTTCCCCTGCGGGCGCCCATCGAGGAGCTCGCGGCGGCCAATGCTGCGGGCAGGGGCCGCGCGGCCCGGTGGGCGGCCGCGGCAGCAGTCGGGATCGATCCGGAGCTTGCGACTCTGCTCGTAACCGGTGGGTCGCTAGGGGCGCAGAGCATCAACGAAGCGGTCGCGGGCAGCGTGCACCGGCTCGTGCGCGAGGGCCAAGTCGTCCACGTCACCGGTCGCGGAAAGACGGAGGCCGCGCTGCGGGCTCGCTCTATGCTGGATGCGGCGCTGCGAGATCGTTACGTGGTTATCGAATACGCCCACAACATGGATCAGCTTTTCGCGTTGGCGGATATGGTCCTGACCAGGGCGGGCGCCGGAATGGTGTGCGAATTGGCCGCGCTTGGTCTGCCTGCGGTCTATGTTCCGCTTCCGATCGGGAACGGCGAGCAGGCGCGCAACGCCCACGATGTCGTTGCCGCGGGGGGCGGGGTGCTCGTCAACGATGCCGATCTCACGGCGTCCTGGCTCGAGGACAACGCGATTCCCTTGTGGCAAAGCCCCGATCGGCTCGCGAACATGCGCACCGCCGCGCGCTCCGTCGGGGCGCTCGATGCAACAAAGACACTCACCGATCTGATAGTGAAGGCGATAGTGCGGCAATGA
- a CDS encoding DivIVA domain-containing protein — MELLTPDDVLNKTFQTTKFRDGYDIEEVDDFLDLVLGTLRELYVENESLKSQVDAAQAAPVDDGKAAALEAELGGVREQLAAAEARLAAAEASATDNSGSLAAVQADAESAKNEAAALKEQLISLQEQVAAKDGELLAAQQAAAAKDAELAAKAQELENAQQQAAATPQAESDAASGIIQLAQQLHDDHVRQGQEEAARLISEAKAESDRIVTEAKNTSAQVLSDLDRDRSALEGKIEDLKTFERDYRGRLESSLKGLLEDLQTGPSSNA; from the coding sequence ATGGAACTGCTGACACCAGATGACGTCCTGAACAAGACGTTCCAGACGACGAAGTTCCGAGACGGCTATGACATCGAGGAAGTCGATGACTTCCTGGATCTGGTGCTCGGTACGTTGCGTGAACTGTACGTGGAAAACGAGTCGCTGAAGTCGCAGGTCGACGCCGCTCAAGCGGCACCCGTCGACGACGGCAAGGCCGCCGCGCTCGAGGCCGAACTCGGTGGGGTGCGCGAGCAACTCGCCGCCGCGGAAGCCCGCCTCGCCGCGGCGGAGGCTAGCGCCACCGACAACAGTGGTTCGCTCGCGGCAGTGCAGGCCGACGCAGAGTCCGCGAAGAACGAGGCCGCCGCGCTCAAAGAGCAGCTCATTTCCCTCCAGGAGCAGGTAGCGGCCAAGGACGGTGAATTGTTGGCCGCGCAGCAGGCGGCGGCCGCCAAGGACGCGGAACTCGCTGCCAAGGCGCAGGAACTGGAGAACGCGCAGCAGCAGGCGGCCGCAACGCCCCAGGCGGAATCGGATGCGGCATCGGGGATCATCCAGCTTGCGCAGCAGTTGCACGACGACCACGTTCGTCAGGGTCAAGAGGAAGCGGCGCGGCTAATCTCCGAGGCGAAAGCGGAGAGCGACCGGATTGTTACCGAGGCCAAGAACACGTCGGCGCAGGTTCTTTCCGACCTGGACCGTGACCGCTCAGCGCTCGAGGGCAAGATCGAAGACCTCAAGACCTTCGAGCGGGATTACCGCGGACGCTTGGAGTCTTCGCTCAAGGGCCTTCTCGAGGACCTGCAGACCGGTCCATCGTCGAACGCGTAA
- a CDS encoding cell division protein FtsQ/DivIB: MKPPARPIAGPGRLVRAAAGSRAANRSGGEAVGAANRAGGAETPEREADESALPEAIDPTPGYIRPATGPRSVVSTGLQARIEERARIQSARRRRRWWWAGAVCAILAAVVWTIFFSPIFALQPNRVTIKGTEQTVDRASVEALVAKRTGTPLPRLNTTALRLAIKDVRGVQDVSIKRVWPRGIAITILAREPVAAVKDSASGGYVLLDAEAVQVGRVAKAPSDLPEISIPVAGDNKVVLESVLVVLAAIPQSLASDITTVRATTQDDITLVLDTKQQVVWGDSTNNVLKTKVLRVLRKDSGAAGVKVFDVSAPTAPITS; encoded by the coding sequence GTGAAGCCTCCAGCCCGACCGATCGCGGGACCCGGCCGCTTAGTCCGCGCGGCTGCCGGGTCCCGCGCGGCGAACCGCTCTGGCGGCGAGGCGGTGGGGGCCGCGAACCGCGCTGGCGGCGCAGAAACGCCCGAGCGAGAGGCGGACGAATCTGCCCTTCCCGAGGCCATCGACCCCACCCCCGGCTATATCCGCCCGGCTACCGGGCCTCGTTCGGTAGTATCGACCGGGCTCCAGGCGCGGATCGAGGAGCGCGCGCGCATCCAATCGGCACGCAGGCGGCGGCGCTGGTGGTGGGCCGGCGCGGTCTGCGCGATCCTGGCGGCCGTGGTATGGACCATCTTCTTTTCCCCGATTTTCGCGCTGCAACCCAATCGGGTAACTATCAAGGGCACCGAGCAAACCGTGGATCGGGCCTCCGTCGAGGCTCTGGTGGCCAAGCGAACGGGGACCCCGCTGCCGCGGCTCAATACAACGGCTCTGAGGCTAGCCATCAAGGACGTGCGCGGGGTCCAAGATGTCAGCATCAAGCGCGTGTGGCCGCGCGGTATTGCGATTACGATCCTGGCTCGCGAGCCCGTCGCGGCCGTCAAGGATTCCGCATCGGGCGGATACGTATTACTGGATGCTGAGGCCGTCCAGGTGGGACGCGTGGCGAAGGCCCCGAGCGATCTGCCTGAGATTTCGATTCCCGTGGCCGGGGACAACAAGGTGGTGCTCGAATCCGTGCTGGTGGTTTTGGCTGCCATCCCGCAGTCGCTGGCTAGCGACATCACCACCGTGCGGGCGACGACGCAAGATGACATCACGCTGGTTCTCGACACCAAACAGCAGGTGGTGTGGGGCGACTCCACCAACAATGTGCTGAAAACAAAGGTGTTGCGAGTGCTGCGCAAGGATTCCGGCGCTGCCGGGGTCAAGGTCTTCGACGTGTCCGCACCGACCGCGCCGATAACCTCGTGA
- the murC gene encoding UDP-N-acetylmuramate--L-alanine ligase: protein MTSQPVFDRNDPRTWGTVHLIAVGGAGMSVVAQLLADLGLDVQGSDAHDSANLKSARARGIRVWVGHDPAHVQGADTVVVSSAIGDTNCELVAARAAGLPVLHRSEALAAVANPRRLIAVAGAHGKTTTTAMIAVMLRELGDDPSFAVGGSVKLASGTVSGGHSGTGESMVIEADESDGSFLNYRPAIAVINNIEPDHLDHYGSAAAFDRAFVSFAGCVRPGGLIVTNSDDPGTRRLLRTLAAPGNGTARSPRVVTVGFDQAADYRIGNVEIPGKDAVTSAIVRPRGHGPVPLELQVPGEHNVRNAAMALAVAAELGFDVNDAARALHQFIGTGRRFETRGVVGGVRVIDDYAHHPTEVAALITAASKVAAPGRVLVIFQPHLYSRTQNFADEFARALELADHALVTSVYPAREAPRTDVGGFTIVKAAGAKSRLESVDDMHAAARRAAAMARPGDVIALVGAGDITTVADEVLAALADSAGVS, encoded by the coding sequence ATGACCTCTCAACCAGTTTTTGATCGCAACGATCCGCGGACGTGGGGAACGGTTCACCTCATCGCGGTCGGGGGAGCCGGCATGTCGGTCGTTGCCCAGTTGCTGGCGGACCTGGGGCTGGACGTGCAGGGGAGCGACGCCCACGACTCCGCGAATCTCAAGAGTGCGCGCGCCCGCGGGATCCGAGTGTGGGTCGGTCACGATCCGGCGCACGTGCAGGGCGCCGATACCGTCGTCGTTTCCAGCGCGATCGGGGATACCAACTGCGAACTTGTGGCGGCGCGCGCGGCGGGGCTGCCCGTGCTGCACCGGTCGGAGGCGCTCGCTGCCGTGGCGAATCCGCGGCGCCTGATCGCGGTCGCCGGCGCCCACGGCAAGACAACGACGACGGCGATGATCGCGGTCATGCTGCGCGAATTGGGAGATGATCCCTCATTCGCGGTGGGTGGATCCGTCAAGCTTGCGTCGGGGACGGTGAGCGGCGGGCATTCTGGCACAGGCGAGTCGATGGTTATCGAGGCCGATGAGTCCGATGGTTCGTTCCTGAACTACCGCCCGGCGATTGCGGTCATCAATAACATCGAACCCGATCATTTGGACCACTACGGAAGCGCCGCGGCCTTCGACCGGGCCTTCGTGTCGTTCGCCGGGTGCGTGCGTCCCGGCGGTCTGATCGTCACCAACAGCGACGACCCCGGCACGCGCCGTCTCTTGCGCACCCTCGCGGCACCTGGGAACGGGACCGCGCGCTCCCCGCGAGTGGTAACCGTCGGATTCGATCAGGCCGCAGACTATCGCATCGGCAACGTCGAGATACCGGGCAAGGATGCTGTTACGAGCGCGATCGTGCGGCCTCGCGGCCACGGCCCCGTGCCCCTCGAATTGCAGGTTCCCGGTGAGCACAACGTGAGGAACGCGGCGATGGCCCTTGCGGTGGCGGCGGAGCTGGGATTCGACGTGAATGATGCCGCGCGCGCTCTGCATCAGTTCATCGGAACCGGGCGCCGGTTTGAAACGCGGGGCGTCGTTGGCGGTGTCCGCGTGATCGATGATTACGCGCATCACCCCACGGAGGTGGCCGCGTTGATTACCGCCGCGTCGAAGGTGGCGGCCCCGGGGCGCGTGCTGGTGATCTTCCAGCCGCATCTTTACTCGCGTACGCAAAATTTTGCCGACGAGTTCGCCCGCGCCCTTGAGCTGGCCGACCACGCGCTGGTCACGTCCGTGTACCCGGCCCGGGAGGCCCCGCGTACCGACGTCGGCGGATTCACTATCGTGAAGGCTGCCGGTGCAAAATCGCGGCTCGAATCGGTCGACGACATGCATGCTGCGGCCCGCCGCGCGGCCGCGATGGCGCGACCCGGTGATGTGATCGCGCTCGTGGGCGCCGGCGACATTACGACGGTTGCCGATGAAGTGCTGGCGGCCCTAGCCGATAGCGCCGGCGTCTCGTGA
- the pgeF gene encoding peptidoglycan editing factor PgeF codes for MRARLLRRVEIGDGFVGGFTATCGGVSREPWASLNLGSHVGDDPKDVGANRDRLSRELGSPVAYMNQVHSNTVAAVTDRFPTGEVGTADALITHRGGCAVAVLVADCVPVLLAAPATGHAAAVHAGRAGMLSGVIAAAVGQLRSGGSDLILAAVGPHICGRCYEVPPDLRSAVCEAEPAAFATTRWNSAGLDIGAAVQAQLRRLDVRIVAVDPACTYEHDDLYSYRRSCHEGSGVTGRFAGVIVSK; via the coding sequence GTGCGCGCGCGGCTGCTGCGCCGGGTCGAAATCGGCGACGGTTTTGTCGGCGGATTCACGGCGACTTGCGGGGGCGTTTCCCGCGAACCGTGGGCAAGCCTCAACCTGGGTTCCCACGTCGGTGACGACCCCAAGGACGTCGGCGCGAACAGAGATCGGCTATCGCGCGAGTTGGGGAGCCCGGTCGCCTACATGAATCAGGTCCACTCGAATACCGTTGCGGCCGTCACCGACCGGTTCCCAACGGGTGAGGTCGGCACCGCGGATGCGTTGATCACGCACCGCGGCGGCTGCGCCGTCGCGGTGCTGGTGGCCGATTGCGTTCCGGTGCTCCTGGCCGCCCCGGCGACGGGCCATGCGGCCGCCGTGCACGCGGGCAGGGCAGGAATGCTCTCCGGGGTGATAGCGGCCGCGGTGGGCCAACTTCGTTCGGGCGGCTCCGATCTCATCCTCGCGGCGGTCGGTCCGCACATTTGCGGGCGATGCTACGAGGTCCCACCGGACTTGCGATCGGCCGTGTGCGAAGCGGAACCGGCGGCGTTCGCCACAACTCGGTGGAATAGCGCCGGGCTGGACATCGGCGCCGCGGTGCAAGCTCAGTTACGCCGACTCGACGTGAGGATCGTCGCGGTTGATCCAGCGTGCACCTATGAACACGACGATCTTTACTCCTACCGTCGGTCCTGCCACGAGGGCAGCGGCGTGACGGGGCGCTTCGCCGGGGTGATCGTGAGCAAGTGA
- the lspA gene encoding signal peptidase II, with the protein MKSRWGASLTLFGIAAITVVIDQLTKVWALAALSHRGERISLIGDLLGLRLVFNPGAALSLGASSTWIITVIAVAITVGVVLTARRVGNRAWAIALGLLLGGALGNVIDRLFRAPGFGRGHVVDFIDYGIFVGNVADIALVVAALAVAYLNLRRVPLGRSPQQ; encoded by the coding sequence GTGAAGTCTCGCTGGGGGGCATCCCTGACGCTTTTTGGGATTGCCGCGATTACGGTCGTCATCGACCAGCTCACGAAGGTCTGGGCGCTTGCCGCGTTGTCGCACCGTGGCGAGAGAATCTCGCTCATCGGCGACTTGCTCGGGTTGCGGCTGGTCTTCAACCCCGGCGCGGCGTTGTCCCTGGGCGCATCGAGCACGTGGATCATCACCGTCATCGCCGTGGCGATCACCGTGGGCGTCGTCCTGACGGCCAGGCGGGTGGGGAACCGTGCCTGGGCAATAGCGCTCGGCCTCCTGCTCGGGGGGGCGCTGGGTAACGTCATCGACCGGCTCTTTCGCGCGCCGGGATTCGGCCGCGGCCACGTGGTTGACTTCATCGACTACGGGATCTTCGTGGGTAACGTCGCCGACATCGCCCTCGTCGTTGCGGCGCTCGCCGTGGCCTACCTGAACCTGCGCCGCGTACCGTTGGGGCGCAGTCCGCAGCAATGA
- a CDS encoding RluA family pseudouridine synthase has translation MTRSYFVPDGLEGDRVDAVMARMLGFTRSAAADLIANGAVRIDGCAVKKSDRVVGGALLEVDEPTRPAAPAEPRSDRIPGMSIVYDDEDIVVVDKPAGVAAHSSPGWDGPTVLSGLAGAGYRIATSGPPERQGIVHRLDVGTSGLMIVAKSELAYSVMKRAFKQRRVTKVYHALVQGHLDPFAGTIDAPIGRHPGRDFKFAVTADGKPSITHYEVIEMLPGACLAQVHLETGRTHQIRVHMSALRHPLIGDMTYGADPTVAARLHLEHQWLHAVELEFEHPRTGAPMRITSDYPAGLQRVLDNLREIH, from the coding sequence ATGACCAGGAGCTATTTCGTTCCGGACGGGTTAGAGGGCGACCGCGTCGACGCGGTGATGGCGCGGATGCTCGGATTCACTCGCAGCGCCGCGGCAGACCTCATCGCGAACGGCGCGGTGCGAATCGACGGATGCGCGGTCAAGAAATCGGACAGGGTCGTGGGCGGCGCATTGCTGGAGGTGGACGAGCCGACTCGGCCAGCCGCGCCTGCGGAACCGCGGTCGGACCGGATCCCGGGGATGTCCATCGTCTACGACGATGAGGACATCGTGGTCGTAGACAAGCCCGCAGGCGTTGCCGCGCATTCGTCGCCGGGGTGGGACGGCCCCACCGTGCTGTCGGGTTTGGCGGGTGCCGGATACAGGATCGCAACATCCGGACCGCCCGAGCGGCAGGGCATCGTGCACCGCCTGGATGTGGGAACGTCCGGGCTGATGATCGTCGCGAAATCGGAGCTTGCCTACTCCGTGATGAAGCGCGCTTTCAAGCAACGCCGGGTCACCAAGGTGTATCACGCGCTGGTCCAAGGACACCTGGACCCGTTCGCGGGCACCATCGACGCGCCGATCGGCCGCCATCCCGGGCGCGACTTCAAGTTCGCCGTCACCGCTGACGGGAAGCCATCGATCACGCACTACGAAGTCATCGAAATGCTCCCCGGCGCGTGCCTCGCGCAGGTGCACCTGGAGACGGGGCGCACGCATCAGATTCGGGTGCACATGTCCGCCCTGCGACACCCGCTCATCGGTGACATGACCTACGGCGCCGACCCGACGGTGGCCGCACGCTTGCACCTCGAACACCAGTGGCTGCACGCCGTGGAACTCGAATTCGAGCATCCGCGCACCGGCGCGCCGATGCGCATCACCTCGGATTACCCCGCCGGCTTGCAACGGGTTCTCGACAACCTGCGCGAAATCCACTGA